The Candidatus Defluviibacterium haderslevense DNA window AGATTATGTGATATGTCTGGCGGCTATGTGGTTGTTACACTGTAAAGACTATCCACGCACAGCGTTTGATGTAAATATTGCGGGTACTTTCAATGTCCTGGAAGCATGTGTTAAAAATAATATCAAAAAACTCATCTGGTCATCATCAGCTTCTGTCTACGGAGATGCGGTAGAGTTACCGATGACTGAAGACCATCCTTTCAATAATAAGAATTTCTATGGCGCTACCAAGATAGCCGGAGAAGCTATGGCAACAGCCTTCCATGATCGATATGGACTTCAAGTTATTGGACTTCGGTATATGAATGTTTACGGCCCTCACCAAGACCAGACTGCGGCTTATACGGGTGTAATTCCTATTATGCTCAATAAGATCGATGCCAATGAACAACCCGTTATCAATGGGGATGGGAGTCAGGCATATGATTTTATTTATGTAGAGGATGTAGCACGATTTAATGTCTTGGCTTTAAAAAGTGACATCGCTCATGGATTCTATAACGTAGGAACAGAAGTTCAGACGAGTATAAAGACCTTATGTGATCTCATTCTGGAACTTAAACAGTCTGATCTTAAAGTCATCTATAAACCATATAGCGCCGATGATGCTAGAGCTTTAGTTCAGAATCGAATTGGTTCGAATAAGAAGGCAAAAACCGAACTTGGTTTTGAATTCAAATATAACTTAAGAGAAGGGTTAAATAAATTAATTCAGTGGCGAAATGCTAATGGAGCTGACCAATAATACAATACCGCATGCTAGATAATAAAAAATATATCCAAATTTCCCAACCCTCCATGGGGCAAGATGAATGGGAAGCCTGCAAGGGTCCGATTTTTTCAGGATGGATGACTCAGGGACCAAGAGTAGCAGAATTTGAAAAAATGTTTGCAGATATTCATCAAGTTAAACATGCCATTGCTGTTTCTAATTGTACTACAGCATTGCATATTGCTGTTGTCGCTTGTGGAGTAGGTCCAGGCGATGAAGTAATAGTTCCTGCATTTACCTGGGTTTCTACCGCCAATGTGGTAGAATATTGTGGTGCTACACCAATCTTTGTAGATATAGACTTAAGAACTTTCAATCTCGATCCACTACAGTTAGCCGCTAAAATTACCCCAAAAACCAAAGCCATTATTCCTGTACATTTATTTGGATTATGTGCAGATATTGATGCTATAAAAAACATTGCTGGTAATATTCCTATTATTGAAGATGGAGCCTGTGCTGCAGGAGCTATTTACAAAGGTAGATTTGCAGGCGGTTTAGGTGACATTGCTTGTTTTTCATTTCATCCTAGAAAATCTGTAACCACGGGTGAAGGAGGAATGTTAACAACTCATGATGATGCCATCGCAGCGCATATGAATTGTCTTAGAAATCATGGCGCTTCATTGTCTGAAGAACAAAGACATAAAGGACCAAAACCATACATTTTACCAGAATTTGATATGGTGGGTTATAATTATCGAATGACTGATCTTCAGGGAGCGGTAGGTGTAGTCCAACTAAAAAAATTAAAAACATTTATTGATTATAGACATCAATGGGCACAATTTTATACCAGAGAATTAGAACAACTCCCTTGGTTGAAAACGCCTTTCATTCCAGAAAATTATACTCATGGATGGCAGTCTTATGTCACATACATTGACGAAAGTAAATCACCACGTAGTAGAAATGATTTGATGGAATATTTACAACAGCACGGTATTGCAACGAGACCAGGCACACATGCGGTTCATATGCTCTCATTTTATAAAAATAAATATGGAATTAAAGCCGATGATTATCCTAATGCTATGAGAGCAGACCAACATTCTATGTCAATACCTTTACATAATCTAATGACTGCTGAAGATTTTCAATATGTAGTTGACATCATAAAGTCCGCCTAATACAGTTTTAAAATGTGCGGTATAACAGGAATATTCAATTTGGATCAAAAGGAAGTATCTAGAACTATCCTTAATAAAATGGTTCAAAGCCTGGTACACCGTGGTCCTGATGGAGAAGGTATATATTGTAATCAGAATATAGGATTAGGGCACAGAAGACTTTCTATATTGGATGTGAGTAATAAAGGTGCACAGCCCATGTATTCACATAACAAAGAGTGGATCGTTGTTTTCAATGGATGTATTTACAATTTTCAATCCTTAAAAAACGAATTGCTGACCCTTGGACATACCTTTATTTCTACAACAGATACTGAAGTGATTTCAGAAGGATTAGCAGAATGGGGACCTAAGTGTTTCGAACGATTTGACGGGATGTTTGCTATTGCTGCATGGAATACTAAGACGCAAGAATTGATTATTTCACGGGATCGATTTGGTGTAAAACCCTTGTATTATTATTTTGATGGTCGTCTCTTTTTATTTGCATCAGAAATCAAAGCTATACTTGAACATCCCAATTATTCCATAAAAATTAATACTGCTGCGTTAAATGAGTATTTTAGTTTTCAGAATTTATTTCGATTTCATACTTTGTTTGATGGCATTTATATGTTGCCCGCAGCAAATACGATCAGCATCTCTAAAGATACTAGATCATTACGTCATCAGGTTTGGTGGGATTATAACTTTAGTGAAGTAGATAATACCATTACTTTTCAAGATGCAAAAGAAGAAACCAAACGTCTAATGCAAGAAGCCGTAAAGCGACAAATGGTTTCTGATGTTCCGGTAGGTTCCTATTTATCTGGAGGTATGGATTCCGGATCCATTACAGCATTAGCCAGCAAGCACGTACCCCGTTTGTCAACATTTACCTGTGGATTTGATATGAGTAGTGTGACCGGTGTAGAAGTAAATTATGATGAGCGCAGAGATGCGGAGTTAATGGCCAATTTTTTTAAGACAGAACATTATGAACAAGTCATTAATGCCGGCGATTTATCTTGGTCACTTCCTAGAGTGGTATGGCATTTGGAGGACCTGAGAGTGGGGATGAGTTATCCCAATTATTACATTAGTCGGCTGGCCTCTAAATTTGTAAAAGTTTGTCTACAAGGAACAGGTGGTGATGAATTATATGGTGGATATCCCTGGAGATATTACCGAGTTTTTCAATCGTTAAATCAACAAGATTATTTCGATCAATATTATGGCTTCTGGCAAAGATTGGTTCCAGATCAAGACAAATCCAGATTATTTCAACCGGCTACATTTGGAACTATCGATGTACGTGAACCTAGAACTGCGTTTGAGAATGTATTCAAATTTAATGAAGGCCTTCAATATGATACCCCCGAACATCACATCCAAAATAGTCTATATTTTGAAATTAAAACTTTTCTACCTGGTCTACTTCT harbors:
- a CDS encoding NAD-dependent epimerase/dehydratase family protein, whose translation is MELEQAKILVIGGAGFIGSFVVTELLKHPVNEVVVYDNLARGKKAYLTEALKDPRCSFYPVGGDIREVDILNDAMKGKDYVICLAAMWLLHCKDYPRTAFDVNIAGTFNVLEACVKNNIKKLIWSSSASVYGDAVELPMTEDHPFNNKNFYGATKIAGEAMATAFHDRYGLQVIGLRYMNVYGPHQDQTAAYTGVIPIMLNKIDANEQPVINGDGSQAYDFIYVEDVARFNVLALKSDIAHGFYNVGTEVQTSIKTLCDLILELKQSDLKVIYKPYSADDARALVQNRIGSNKKAKTELGFEFKYNLREGLNKLIQWRNANGADQ
- a CDS encoding DegT/DnrJ/EryC1/StrS family aminotransferase; translation: MLDNKKYIQISQPSMGQDEWEACKGPIFSGWMTQGPRVAEFEKMFADIHQVKHAIAVSNCTTALHIAVVACGVGPGDEVIVPAFTWVSTANVVEYCGATPIFVDIDLRTFNLDPLQLAAKITPKTKAIIPVHLFGLCADIDAIKNIAGNIPIIEDGACAAGAIYKGRFAGGLGDIACFSFHPRKSVTTGEGGMLTTHDDAIAAHMNCLRNHGASLSEEQRHKGPKPYILPEFDMVGYNYRMTDLQGAVGVVQLKKLKTFIDYRHQWAQFYTRELEQLPWLKTPFIPENYTHGWQSYVTYIDESKSPRSRNDLMEYLQQHGIATRPGTHAVHMLSFYKNKYGIKADDYPNAMRADQHSMSIPLHNLMTAEDFQYVVDIIKSA
- the asnB gene encoding asparagine synthase (glutamine-hydrolyzing), encoding MCGITGIFNLDQKEVSRTILNKMVQSLVHRGPDGEGIYCNQNIGLGHRRLSILDVSNKGAQPMYSHNKEWIVVFNGCIYNFQSLKNELLTLGHTFISTTDTEVISEGLAEWGPKCFERFDGMFAIAAWNTKTQELIISRDRFGVKPLYYYFDGRLFLFASEIKAILEHPNYSIKINTAALNEYFSFQNLFRFHTLFDGIYMLPAANTISISKDTRSLRHQVWWDYNFSEVDNTITFQDAKEETKRLMQEAVKRQMVSDVPVGSYLSGGMDSGSITALASKHVPRLSTFTCGFDMSSVTGVEVNYDERRDAELMANFFKTEHYEQVINAGDLSWSLPRVVWHLEDLRVGMSYPNYYISRLASKFVKVCLQGTGGDELYGGYPWRYYRVFQSLNQQDYFDQYYGFWQRLVPDQDKSRLFQPATFGTIDVREPRTAFENVFKFNEGLQYDTPEHHIQNSLYFEIKTFLPGLLLVGDKLSMANGLEERFPFLDNDLVNFAQKIPVRHKLANLENMKSLDEDSAGNKKKQYQEYSDGKNVLRKALEEFIPEKILNRPKQGFSAPDESWYRGENAAYVKELLLNKKTMSSEFINPEYMSHIISEHIDHRINHRLLIWSFLNFEYWCRIFLKGERI